The DNA segment TCCTTCCTTGCAGCCATGCGCAGCTCGGGCTTGCCTCCAAGTTCCTTTACCTGCTTTGCCACAAGTTCTCTTGCATAGGGTAGAACTTCAATGGGTACGTAATGCTCCAGCTTCTCGCTTACCTTTGACTCGTCCGCAACGATCACAAAGCGTTTGGCTGACCTTGAAACTACCTTTTCGCGGGTATGGGCTGCCCCGCCCCCTTTTATTGTAGAGAGGGAAGAGTCCACCTGGTCGGCTCCGTCGATGGCAATGTCAAGTTCCGGGTGCTCTGCGAGTGTGGTAAGAGTGATACCCGCCTCTATTGCCAGCATCTCGGACTGGTAGGATGTGACCACTGCAATGATGTCCAGGCCCTCGCGCACCCGCCTTCCAAGTTCCGCTATTGTGTAGGCAGTAGTGGAGCCTGTACCCAGGCCCACGACCATCCCGTCCTTTACAAGGTCTGCAGCTGCAATGCCTGCTGCCTTCTTTCCGGGGTTTTCCCCGCCTGTGTTCCTTTCCTTCATGGATACCAGCCCGGCTTACGGGGAAAGTCTTCGCCTGTCCCTCGGGAAGAGCACTACATCACGGATGTTCTCGACACCCAGCATGGTCATGACCAGCCTGTCGCATCCGATACCCCATCCGCCGTGTGGTGGCATGCCGTACCTGAAAGCCCTGAGGTAGAACTCGAAGCCCTCGGGATTCAATCCCTGGGATTCTATGCGGCTCTTGAGCTGCTCCGGGTCATGGATACGCTGTGCACCCGAGGACAGTTCCATTGTCCTGTGCATCATGTCGAAAGATTTGGAAAGCTCGGGCTTGTCCTCGTAGGGTTTTGCATAGAAGGGCTTTACCTCGGTAGGCCAGTCTATGATGAAATAGTGTGACTGGCCGGTCTCATTGAACACATGGTTGCCTATGGTGTGCTCCGAGAGCGTGCTCAGGTCGTCACCCCATTTCAGGCTTTCCTCGCCGTAGGAGTTGACTATGGTGATAGCCTCGTCATAGCTTATCTTCATAAAAGGCGTCTGAGGGACGGCCAGCTCGACACCCAGGACCTCAAGCTGCCTTGAACAGTTGGCAATGACCTGATCATAAACGTAAGCCACCATGTTCTCCAGGATCTCCATCACATCGAAGTGATCGCAGAAGCTGGCCTCAATATCGATGGACGTTGCCTCGTTGAGGTGCCTGC comes from the Methanolobus chelungpuianus genome and includes:
- the rpiA gene encoding ribose-5-phosphate isomerase RpiA; translation: MKERNTGGENPGKKAAGIAAADLVKDGMVVGLGTGSTTAYTIAELGRRVREGLDIIAVVTSYQSEMLAIEAGITLTTLAEHPELDIAIDGADQVDSSLSTIKGGGAAHTREKVVSRSAKRFVIVADESKVSEKLEHYVPIEVLPYARELVAKQVKELGGKPELRMAARKDGPVITDNGNFVIDASFGIIDDPKEMSAKLSQLTGIVEHGIFTNVDEVYIGKKDGSVEIRKL